From one Equus asinus isolate D_3611 breed Donkey chromosome 5, EquAss-T2T_v2, whole genome shotgun sequence genomic stretch:
- the PRDM2 gene encoding PR domain zinc finger protein 2 isoform X2, with product MWEVYYPNLGWMCIDATDPEKGNWLRYVNWACSGEEQNLFPLEINRAIYYKTLKPIAPGEELLVWYNGEDNPEIAAAIEEERASARSKRSSPKSRKGKKKSQENKSKANKTEDIQVKTSEPGSTSANMRDPAEGPKEEDEKPSASAAEQTAVLQEVANQDALPELDVPAPACEPRTEPDEELEATNCEVNDLEEEEEEEEDEDEELEEEGEEEADTPNESSVKEPEIQCDEKLEDLLEEPKNTSKEALEDSPEVTSVIKIPKTKEEANGDVFEAFMFPCQHCERKFTTKQGLERHMHIHISTVNHAFKCKYCGKAFGTQINRRRHERRHEAGLKRKPSLTLQPSGDPADGKVSGDSATPKEDSSPPSLGQDCLILNSEKASQEAVNSSVVEENGEVKELHPCKYCKKVFGTHTNMRRHQRRVHERHLIPKGVRRKGGLLEEPQPPAEQAPPAQNVYVPSTEPEEEGEADDVYIMDISSNISENLNYYIDGKIQTSSSTSNCDVIEMESNSADLYGINCLLTPVTVEITQNIKTTQVPIADELPKEPSSSTNSEAKKRRTSSPPVLPKIKAEAESDPVAPSCSLSLPLSIATPEAVSFHKEKSVYLSSKLKQLLQTQDKLTPPAGISAAEIPKLGPVCVSAPASMLPVLSSRFKRRTSSPPSSPQHSPALRDFGKPSDGKAVWSDGVLSSKKPKLESHSNSPAWSLSGREERENVSPPCFDDYKGSTEWAASSTFSNVCNQQPLDLSSGVKQKAEGAGKTPLQWESVLDLSVHKKPCSDSEGKEFKESHLVQAACSAVKKKKPTTCMLQKVLLNEYNGIDLPVENTADVTRSPSPCKSLDPQPDPDLGPDSGLSAPAVGSPPDVSPSSPALQTSSLSSGQLPPLLIPTNPSSPPPCPPVLTVATPPPPLLPTVPLPAPSSGTSPPPCPSPLSNAAAQSPLPLLSPTVSPSPSPIPSVEPLMSAASPGPPTLSSSSSSSSSSSFSSSSSSSSPSPPPLSAVSSVVSSGDNLEASLPMISFKQEELANEDLKPREEPQSAAEQDIVQETFNKSFVCNVCESPFLSIKDLTKHLSIHAEEWPFKCEFCVQLFKAKTDLSEHRFLLHGVGNIFVCSVCKKEFAFLCNLQQHQRDLHPDKVCTHHEFESGTLRPQNFTDPSKAHIEHMQSLPEDPLETSKEEEELNDSSEELYTTIKIMASGIKTKDPDVRLGLNQHYPSFKPPPFQYHHRNPMGIGVTATNFTTHNIPQTFTTAIRCTKCGKGVDNMPELHKHILACASASDKKRYTPKKNPVPLKQTVHPKNGVVVLDSSGKNAFRRMGQPKRLNFSVELSKMSSNKLKLSALKKKNQLVQKAILQKNKSAKQKADFKNTSESSSHICPYCNREFTYIGSLNKHAAFSCPKKPLSPSKKKVSHSSKKGGHSSPASSDKNSGSGSHRRRTADAEIKMQSTQAPLGKTRARSSGPAQAPLPSSSFRSKQNVKFAASVKSKKPSSSLRNSSPIRMAKITHVEGKKPKAVAKNHSAQLSNKTSRSLHVRVQKSKAVLKSKSALANKKRTDRLNVKSRERSGGPVTRSLQLAAAADPSENRREDSSGKQELKDFRNFL from the exons ggaagaaaaaatcccaagaaaataaaagcaaagcaaacaaaactgAAGACATACAGGTGAAGACAAGTGAGCCAGGTTCCACCTCTGCCAATATGAGAGATCCTGCGGAAG GTCCCAAAGAAGAGGACGAGAAGCCTTCAGCCTCAGCGGCTGAGCAGACAGCTGTTCTTCAGGAGGTGGCTAACCAGGATGCTCTTCCAGAACTAGATGTCCCTGCCCCTGCCTGCGAGCCACGGACAGAACCAGATGAGGAGCTGGAAGCCACAAATTGTGAGGTGAATgatctggaggaagaggaggaggaagaagaagatgaagatgaagaatTGGAAGAAGAGGGGGAAGAAGAAGCCGACACGCCAAATGAAAGTTCTGTGAAAGAGCCAGAAATACAGTGTGATGAGAAGCTAGAAGATTTATTAGAAGAACcaaaaaatacttcaaaagaaGCTCTTGAAGACTCTCCAGAGGTAACATCTGTTATCAAAATTCCCAAAACTAAAGAAGAAGCCAATGGTGATGTATTTGAAGCATTTATGTTTCCCTGTCAGCATTGTGAAAGGAAGTTTACAACCAAACAGGGGCTTGAACGTCACATGCATATCCACATATCGACAGTCAATCACGCTTTCAAATGCAAGTACTGTGGGAAAGCATTTGGCacacagattaacaggaggaGACATGAGCGTCGCCATGAGGCAGGGTTAAAGCGAAAACCCAGCCTCACACTCCAGCCATCAGGAGACCCCGCTGATGGCAAAGTGTCTGGAGACAGTGCTACTCCAAAAGAGGACTCAAGTCCTCCCAGTCTTGGGCAAGACTGTCTGATCTTGAATTCAGAGAAAGCTTCCCAAGAAGCAGTAAATTCTTCTGTTGTAGAAGAGAATGGAGAAGTCAAAGAGCTTCATCCGTGCAAATATTGTAAAAAGGTTTTTGGAACTCATACTAATATGAGACGACATCAGCGCAGAGTTCATGAACGTCATCTGATTCCCAAAGGGGTGCGGCGGAAAGGAGGCCTCCTCGAAGAGCCACAGCCTCCAGCGGAGCAGGCCCCACCTGCTCAGAATGTCTACGTACCAAGCACAGaaccagaggaggaaggggaggcagaTGACGTGTACATCATGGATATTTCTAGCAATATTTCTGAAAACTTAAATTACTATATTGATGGTAAAATTCAGACCAGCAGCAGCACGAGTAACTGTGATGTGATTGAGATGGAGTCCAATTCGGCAGACTTGTATGGTATAAATTGTCTGCTTACTCCAGTTACGGTGGAAATCACTCAAAATATAAAGACCACACAGGTCCCCATAGCAGATGAGCTTCCTAAAGAGCCTTCCAGCAGCACAAACAGTGAGGCCAAGAAACGGAGAACTTCTAGTCCTCCTGTGCTACCCAAAATTAAGGCTGAAGCCGAGTCTGACCCTGTAGCACCCTCGTGTTCCCTAAGTCTGCCTCTTAGCATAGCGACTCCAGAGGCCGTATCTTTCCACAAAGAGAAAAGTGTGTATTTGTCATCGAAGCTCAAACAGCTTCTTCAAACCCAGGATAAACTAACTCCTCCTGCAGGGATTTCAGCAGCCGAAATACCTAAGTTAGGTCCTGTTTGTGTGTCCGCTCCTGCTTCCATGCTGCCTGTACTCTCGAGTAGGTTTAAGCGGCGGACCAGCTCTCCTCCCAGTTCTCcacaacacagtcctgcccttcGAGACTTTGGAAAGCCGAGCGATGGTAAAGCAGTGTGGTCTGATGGAGTTCTAAGTTCGAAAAAACCCAAATTAGAAAGTCATAGCAACTCACCAGCATGGAGTTTgtctgggagagaggagagagagaacgtGAGCCCGCCATGCTTTGATGACTATAAGGGATCTACAGAGTGGGCAGCCAGTTCTACTTTCAGCAATGTGTGCAACCAGCAGCCACTGGATTTATCTAGTGGTGTAAAACAGAAGGCTGAGGGTGCAGGCAAGACTCCGCTCCAGTGGGAATCTGTATTAGATCTCAGTGTGCATAAAAAGCCATGTAGTGACTCTGAAGGCAAGGAATTCAAAGAAAGTCATCTGGTCCAGGCAGCCTGCAGTgctgtaaagaaaaagaaaccaaccaCCTGCATGCTACAGAAGGTTCTTCTCAATGAATACAATGGCATCGATTTACCTGTAGAAAATACTGCAGATGTGACCAGGAGCCCGAGTCCTTGCAAATCCCTAGATCCCCAGCCAGATCCTGACCTGGGTCCTGACTCTGGTTTATCTGCCCCTGCTGTCGGGTCCCCACCGGATGTTTCTCCTTCATCGCCTGCCCTGCAAACATCTTCCCTTTCTTCCGGGCAGCTGCCTCCTCTCTTGATCCCAACAAatccctcttcccctccacccTGTCCTCCAGTGTTAACTGTcgccaccccaccccctccactcCTTCCTACCGTACCTCTTCCAGCTCCGTCTTCTGGCACGtctcctcctccatgtccctCTCCACTCTCGAATGCTGCTGCACAGTCCCCACTTCCACTTCTTTCGCCTACGGTGTCCCCCTCGCCATCTCCCATTCCTTCTGTGGAGCCGCTCATGTCTGCTGCTTCACCTGGGCCTCCAACACTTtcctcatcttcttcctcctcttcttcatcttcattctcttcttcatcttcttcctcttccccttcgcCACCCCCTCTCTCAGCAGTGTCATCTGTTGTTTCCTCCGGGGATAATCTGGAAGCTTCTCTCCCCATGATATCTTTCAAACAGGAGGAATTAGCAAATGAAGATCTGAAACCCAGGGAAGAACCCCAGTCTGCAGCTGAACAGGATATTGTTCAGGAAACATTCAACAAAAGCTTTGTCTGCAATGTCTGTGAATCACCTTTTCTTTCTATTAAAGATCTAACCAAACATTTATCTATTCATGCTGAAGAATGGCCCTTCAAATGTGAATTTTGTGTGCAGCTTTTTAAGGCTAAAACTGATTTGTCAGAACATCGCTTTTTGCTTCATGGAGTTGGGAATATTTTTGTGTGTTCAGTGTGTAAAAAAGAATTTGCTTTTTTGTGCAATTTGCAGCAGCACCAGCGAGATCTCCACCCAGATAAAGTGTGCACGCACCATGAGTTTGAAAGTGGCACCCTGAGGCCCCAGAACTTTACAGATCCCAGCAAGGCCCATATAGAGCATATGCAGAGTTTGCCAGAAGATCCTTTAGAAACGTCTAAAGAAGAGGAGGAGTTAAATGATTCCTCTGAGGAGCTGTACACAACCATAAAAATAATGGCTTCTGGAATAAAGACGAAAGATCCAGATGTTCGATTGGGTCTCAATCAACATTACCCAAGCTTTAAACCACCTCCATTTCAGTACCATCACCGAAACCCCATGGGTATTGGTGTGACGGCCACAAATTTCACTACACACAATATCCCGCAGACTTTCACTACTGCCATTCGCTGCACAAAGTGTGGAAAAGGTGTTGACAACATGCCCGAGTTACACAAACATATCCTGGCATGTGCTTCTGCTAGTGACAAGAAGAGGTATACCCCTAAGAAAAATCCAGTACCATTGAAACAAACTGTGCACCCCAAAAATGGTGTGGTGGTTTTAGATAGCTCTGGGAAAAATGCCTTCAGACGAATGGGACAGCCCAAAAGACTGAACTTCAGTGTGGAACTCAGCAAAATGTCATCGAATAAGCTCAAATTAAGTgcattgaagaagaaaaatcagcttGTCCAGAAAGCAATCCTTCAAAAAAACAAATCTGCAAAGCAGAAGGCCGACTTCAAAAACACTTCCGAGTCGTCGTCGCACATCTGCCCGTACTGTAATAGAGAGTTCACGTACATCGGGAGCCTGAATAAACACGCCGCCTTCAGCTGCCCCAAAaaacctctttctccttccaaaaaaaaagtttctcatTCATCCAAGAAAGGCGGGCACTCGTCACCTGCAAGTAGTGACAAAAACAGTGGCAGCGGCAGCCACCGCAGACGGACAGCGGATGCAGAGATTAAAATGCAGAGCACGCAGGCTCCTCTGGGCAAGACCAGAGCCCGCAGCTCGGGCCCCGCACAAGCCCCACTGCCCTCCTCGTCCTTCAGGTCCAAGCAGAATGTCAAATTTGCAGCTTCGGTGAAGTCCAAAAAACCAAGCTCCTCTTTAAGGAACTCAAGCCCGATAAGAATGGCCAAAATAACTCATgtagaggggaaaaaacccaaagccGTGGCCAAGAATCATTCTGCTCAGCTCTCGAACAAGACGTCCCGGAGCCTGCACGTGAGGGTACAGAAGAGCAAAGCTGTCTTAAAAAGCAAATCTGCTTTGGCCAATAAGAAAAGAACAGACCGGCTCAATGTCAAATCTAGGGAACGGAGTGGGGGGCCAGTCACCCGAAGTCTCCAGCTGGCAGCTGCTGCCGACCCGAGTGAAAACAGGAGGGAGGACAGCAGTGGCAAGCAGGAGCTGAAGGACTTCAG gaACTTCCTGTAG
- the PRDM2 gene encoding PR domain zinc finger protein 2 isoform X3, with amino-acid sequence MWEVYYPNLGWMCIDATDPEKGNWLRYVNWACSGEEQNLFPLEINRAIYYKTLKPIAPGEELLVWYNGEDNPEIAAAIEEERASARSKRSSPKSRKGKKKSQENKSKANKTEDIQVKTSEPGSTSANMRDPAEGPKEEDEKPSASAAEQTAVLQEVANQDALPELDVPAPACEPRTEPDEELEATNCEVNDLEEEEEEEEDEDEELEEEGEEEADTPNESSVKEPEIQCDEKLEDLLEEPKNTSKEALEDSPEVTSVIKIPKTKEEANGDVFEAFMFPCQHCERKFTTKQGLERHMHIHISTVNHAFKCKYCGKAFGTQINRRRHERRHEAGLKRKPSLTLQPSGDPADGKVSGDSATPKEDSSPPSLGQDCLILNSEKASQEAVNSSVVEENGEVKELHPCKYCKKVFGTHTNMRRHQRRVHERHLIPKGVRRKGGLLEEPQPPAEQAPPAQNVYVPSTEPEEEGEADDVYIMDISSNISENLNYYIDGKIQTSSSTSNCDVIEMESNSADLYGINCLLTPVTVEITQNIKTTQVPIADELPKEPSSSTNSEAKKRRTSSPPVLPKIKAEAESDPVAPSCSLSLPLSIATPEAVSFHKEKSVYLSSKLKQLLQTQDKLTPPAGISAAEIPKLGPVCVSAPASMLPVLSSRFKRRTSSPPSSPQHSPALRDFGKPSDGKAVWSDGVLSSKKPKLESHSNSPAWSLSGREERENVSPPCFDDYKGSTEWAASSTFSNVCNQQPLDLSSGVKQKAEGAGKTPLQWESVLDLSVHKKPCSDSEGKEFKESHLVQAACSAVKKKKPTTCMLQKVLLNEYNGIDLPVENTADVTRSPSPCKSLDPQPDPDLGPDSGLSAPAVGSPPDVSPSSPALQTSSLSSGQLPPLLIPTNPSSPPPCPPVLTVATPPPPLLPTVPLPAPSSGTSPPPCPSPLSNAAAQSPLPLLSPTVSPSPSPIPSVEPLMSAASPGPPTLSSSSSSSSSSSFSSSSSSSSPSPPPLSAVSSVVSSGDNLEASLPMISFKQEELANEDLKPREEPQSAAEQDIVQETFNKSFVCNVCESPFLSIKDLTKHLSIHAEEWPFKCEFCVQLFKAKTDLSEHRFLLHGVGNIFVCSVCKKEFAFLCNLQQHQRDLHPDKVCTHHEFESGTLRPQNFTDPSKAHIEHMQSLPEDPLETSKEEEELNDSSEELYTTIKIMASGIKTKDPDVRLGLNQHYPSFKPPPFQYHHRNPMGIGVTATNFTTHNIPQTFTTAIRCTKCGKGVDNMPELHKHILACASASDKKRYTPKKNPVPLKQTVHPKNGVVVLDSSGKNAFRRMGQPKRLNFSVELSKMSSNKLKLSALKKKNQLVQKAILQKNKSAKQKADFKNTSESSSHICPYCNREFTYIGSLNKHAAFSCPKKPLSPSKKKVSHSSKKGGHSSPASSDKNSGSGSHRRRTADAEIKMQSTQAPLGKTRARSSGPAQAPLPSSSFRSKQNVKFAASVKSKKPSSSLRNSSPIRMAKITHVEGKKPKAVAKNHSAQLSNKTSRSLHVRVQKSKAVLKSKSALANKKRTDRLNVKSRERSGGPVTRSLQLAAAADPSENRREDSSGKQELKDFST; translated from the exons ggaagaaaaaatcccaagaaaataaaagcaaagcaaacaaaactgAAGACATACAGGTGAAGACAAGTGAGCCAGGTTCCACCTCTGCCAATATGAGAGATCCTGCGGAAG GTCCCAAAGAAGAGGACGAGAAGCCTTCAGCCTCAGCGGCTGAGCAGACAGCTGTTCTTCAGGAGGTGGCTAACCAGGATGCTCTTCCAGAACTAGATGTCCCTGCCCCTGCCTGCGAGCCACGGACAGAACCAGATGAGGAGCTGGAAGCCACAAATTGTGAGGTGAATgatctggaggaagaggaggaggaagaagaagatgaagatgaagaatTGGAAGAAGAGGGGGAAGAAGAAGCCGACACGCCAAATGAAAGTTCTGTGAAAGAGCCAGAAATACAGTGTGATGAGAAGCTAGAAGATTTATTAGAAGAACcaaaaaatacttcaaaagaaGCTCTTGAAGACTCTCCAGAGGTAACATCTGTTATCAAAATTCCCAAAACTAAAGAAGAAGCCAATGGTGATGTATTTGAAGCATTTATGTTTCCCTGTCAGCATTGTGAAAGGAAGTTTACAACCAAACAGGGGCTTGAACGTCACATGCATATCCACATATCGACAGTCAATCACGCTTTCAAATGCAAGTACTGTGGGAAAGCATTTGGCacacagattaacaggaggaGACATGAGCGTCGCCATGAGGCAGGGTTAAAGCGAAAACCCAGCCTCACACTCCAGCCATCAGGAGACCCCGCTGATGGCAAAGTGTCTGGAGACAGTGCTACTCCAAAAGAGGACTCAAGTCCTCCCAGTCTTGGGCAAGACTGTCTGATCTTGAATTCAGAGAAAGCTTCCCAAGAAGCAGTAAATTCTTCTGTTGTAGAAGAGAATGGAGAAGTCAAAGAGCTTCATCCGTGCAAATATTGTAAAAAGGTTTTTGGAACTCATACTAATATGAGACGACATCAGCGCAGAGTTCATGAACGTCATCTGATTCCCAAAGGGGTGCGGCGGAAAGGAGGCCTCCTCGAAGAGCCACAGCCTCCAGCGGAGCAGGCCCCACCTGCTCAGAATGTCTACGTACCAAGCACAGaaccagaggaggaaggggaggcagaTGACGTGTACATCATGGATATTTCTAGCAATATTTCTGAAAACTTAAATTACTATATTGATGGTAAAATTCAGACCAGCAGCAGCACGAGTAACTGTGATGTGATTGAGATGGAGTCCAATTCGGCAGACTTGTATGGTATAAATTGTCTGCTTACTCCAGTTACGGTGGAAATCACTCAAAATATAAAGACCACACAGGTCCCCATAGCAGATGAGCTTCCTAAAGAGCCTTCCAGCAGCACAAACAGTGAGGCCAAGAAACGGAGAACTTCTAGTCCTCCTGTGCTACCCAAAATTAAGGCTGAAGCCGAGTCTGACCCTGTAGCACCCTCGTGTTCCCTAAGTCTGCCTCTTAGCATAGCGACTCCAGAGGCCGTATCTTTCCACAAAGAGAAAAGTGTGTATTTGTCATCGAAGCTCAAACAGCTTCTTCAAACCCAGGATAAACTAACTCCTCCTGCAGGGATTTCAGCAGCCGAAATACCTAAGTTAGGTCCTGTTTGTGTGTCCGCTCCTGCTTCCATGCTGCCTGTACTCTCGAGTAGGTTTAAGCGGCGGACCAGCTCTCCTCCCAGTTCTCcacaacacagtcctgcccttcGAGACTTTGGAAAGCCGAGCGATGGTAAAGCAGTGTGGTCTGATGGAGTTCTAAGTTCGAAAAAACCCAAATTAGAAAGTCATAGCAACTCACCAGCATGGAGTTTgtctgggagagaggagagagagaacgtGAGCCCGCCATGCTTTGATGACTATAAGGGATCTACAGAGTGGGCAGCCAGTTCTACTTTCAGCAATGTGTGCAACCAGCAGCCACTGGATTTATCTAGTGGTGTAAAACAGAAGGCTGAGGGTGCAGGCAAGACTCCGCTCCAGTGGGAATCTGTATTAGATCTCAGTGTGCATAAAAAGCCATGTAGTGACTCTGAAGGCAAGGAATTCAAAGAAAGTCATCTGGTCCAGGCAGCCTGCAGTgctgtaaagaaaaagaaaccaaccaCCTGCATGCTACAGAAGGTTCTTCTCAATGAATACAATGGCATCGATTTACCTGTAGAAAATACTGCAGATGTGACCAGGAGCCCGAGTCCTTGCAAATCCCTAGATCCCCAGCCAGATCCTGACCTGGGTCCTGACTCTGGTTTATCTGCCCCTGCTGTCGGGTCCCCACCGGATGTTTCTCCTTCATCGCCTGCCCTGCAAACATCTTCCCTTTCTTCCGGGCAGCTGCCTCCTCTCTTGATCCCAACAAatccctcttcccctccacccTGTCCTCCAGTGTTAACTGTcgccaccccaccccctccactcCTTCCTACCGTACCTCTTCCAGCTCCGTCTTCTGGCACGtctcctcctccatgtccctCTCCACTCTCGAATGCTGCTGCACAGTCCCCACTTCCACTTCTTTCGCCTACGGTGTCCCCCTCGCCATCTCCCATTCCTTCTGTGGAGCCGCTCATGTCTGCTGCTTCACCTGGGCCTCCAACACTTtcctcatcttcttcctcctcttcttcatcttcattctcttcttcatcttcttcctcttccccttcgcCACCCCCTCTCTCAGCAGTGTCATCTGTTGTTTCCTCCGGGGATAATCTGGAAGCTTCTCTCCCCATGATATCTTTCAAACAGGAGGAATTAGCAAATGAAGATCTGAAACCCAGGGAAGAACCCCAGTCTGCAGCTGAACAGGATATTGTTCAGGAAACATTCAACAAAAGCTTTGTCTGCAATGTCTGTGAATCACCTTTTCTTTCTATTAAAGATCTAACCAAACATTTATCTATTCATGCTGAAGAATGGCCCTTCAAATGTGAATTTTGTGTGCAGCTTTTTAAGGCTAAAACTGATTTGTCAGAACATCGCTTTTTGCTTCATGGAGTTGGGAATATTTTTGTGTGTTCAGTGTGTAAAAAAGAATTTGCTTTTTTGTGCAATTTGCAGCAGCACCAGCGAGATCTCCACCCAGATAAAGTGTGCACGCACCATGAGTTTGAAAGTGGCACCCTGAGGCCCCAGAACTTTACAGATCCCAGCAAGGCCCATATAGAGCATATGCAGAGTTTGCCAGAAGATCCTTTAGAAACGTCTAAAGAAGAGGAGGAGTTAAATGATTCCTCTGAGGAGCTGTACACAACCATAAAAATAATGGCTTCTGGAATAAAGACGAAAGATCCAGATGTTCGATTGGGTCTCAATCAACATTACCCAAGCTTTAAACCACCTCCATTTCAGTACCATCACCGAAACCCCATGGGTATTGGTGTGACGGCCACAAATTTCACTACACACAATATCCCGCAGACTTTCACTACTGCCATTCGCTGCACAAAGTGTGGAAAAGGTGTTGACAACATGCCCGAGTTACACAAACATATCCTGGCATGTGCTTCTGCTAGTGACAAGAAGAGGTATACCCCTAAGAAAAATCCAGTACCATTGAAACAAACTGTGCACCCCAAAAATGGTGTGGTGGTTTTAGATAGCTCTGGGAAAAATGCCTTCAGACGAATGGGACAGCCCAAAAGACTGAACTTCAGTGTGGAACTCAGCAAAATGTCATCGAATAAGCTCAAATTAAGTgcattgaagaagaaaaatcagcttGTCCAGAAAGCAATCCTTCAAAAAAACAAATCTGCAAAGCAGAAGGCCGACTTCAAAAACACTTCCGAGTCGTCGTCGCACATCTGCCCGTACTGTAATAGAGAGTTCACGTACATCGGGAGCCTGAATAAACACGCCGCCTTCAGCTGCCCCAAAaaacctctttctccttccaaaaaaaaagtttctcatTCATCCAAGAAAGGCGGGCACTCGTCACCTGCAAGTAGTGACAAAAACAGTGGCAGCGGCAGCCACCGCAGACGGACAGCGGATGCAGAGATTAAAATGCAGAGCACGCAGGCTCCTCTGGGCAAGACCAGAGCCCGCAGCTCGGGCCCCGCACAAGCCCCACTGCCCTCCTCGTCCTTCAGGTCCAAGCAGAATGTCAAATTTGCAGCTTCGGTGAAGTCCAAAAAACCAAGCTCCTCTTTAAGGAACTCAAGCCCGATAAGAATGGCCAAAATAACTCATgtagaggggaaaaaacccaaagccGTGGCCAAGAATCATTCTGCTCAGCTCTCGAACAAGACGTCCCGGAGCCTGCACGTGAGGGTACAGAAGAGCAAAGCTGTCTTAAAAAGCAAATCTGCTTTGGCCAATAAGAAAAGAACAGACCGGCTCAATGTCAAATCTAGGGAACGGAGTGGGGGGCCAGTCACCCGAAGTCTCCAGCTGGCAGCTGCTGCCGACCCGAGTGAAAACAGGAGGGAGGACAGCAGTGGCAAGCAGGAGCTGAAGGACTTCAG